One window from the genome of Thermus sediminis encodes:
- the glmM gene encoding phosphoglucosamine mutase, with translation MRRYFGTDGVRGEAGKPPLTPDFVLRLGQAAGAYFRQESPRPVVLLAKDTRESSDLLEAALAAGLMSQGVRVEHLGVLPTPGVAYLTKALKATAGAVISASHNPYRDNGIKFFGPTGEKLPDETEEEIERLLEEDHPTRGIGTVGDFREAERMYLDFLLGYAPDLTGLRIGLDLAHGATYRMGPRLFQRAGAEVMAFFNTPDGRNINKACGSTHPEALSRFVLELGLDLGIAFDGDGDRVQFIDRKGRLFHGDHILYLTALAFGEEGVVGTVMSNMGLEVALKAKGLAFHRAQVGDRYVLEMLKAKGLHLGGEPSGHVIFRRHHTTGDGLLSALLTLKALRIMGGDLADWYEGLPLYPQVLLGVRVRDKARVMEDPRLGEAVRRAEEGLLGRGRVSVRPSGTEPLVRVMVEAEEGAEEVARALAQVVEALDRG, from the coding sequence GTGAGGCGCTACTTCGGCACCGACGGGGTGCGGGGGGAGGCGGGGAAGCCCCCCCTGACCCCGGACTTCGTCCTCAGGCTCGGCCAGGCAGCGGGGGCCTACTTCCGCCAGGAAAGCCCCAGGCCTGTGGTCCTCCTGGCCAAGGACACCCGGGAGTCCTCGGACCTCCTGGAAGCCGCTCTGGCGGCGGGCCTCATGAGCCAGGGGGTGCGGGTGGAGCACCTGGGGGTCCTGCCCACCCCGGGGGTGGCCTACCTGACCAAGGCCCTTAAGGCCACGGCGGGGGCGGTGATCTCCGCCAGCCACAACCCCTACCGGGACAACGGCATCAAGTTCTTCGGCCCCACGGGGGAGAAGCTCCCCGACGAGACCGAGGAGGAAATAGAAAGGCTTCTGGAAGAGGACCACCCCACCCGGGGCATCGGCACCGTGGGGGACTTCCGGGAGGCGGAGCGGATGTACCTGGACTTCCTCCTGGGATACGCCCCCGACCTCACGGGCCTCAGGATCGGCCTGGACCTGGCCCACGGGGCCACCTACCGGATGGGGCCCAGGCTCTTCCAGAGGGCGGGGGCCGAGGTCATGGCCTTCTTCAACACCCCGGACGGGAGGAACATCAACAAGGCGTGCGGCTCCACCCACCCTGAGGCCCTCTCCCGCTTCGTGCTGGAGCTTGGCCTAGACCTCGGCATCGCCTTTGACGGCGACGGGGACCGGGTCCAGTTCATAGACCGCAAGGGCCGGCTCTTCCACGGGGACCACATCCTCTACCTCACCGCCCTCGCCTTCGGGGAGGAGGGGGTGGTGGGCACGGTGATGAGCAACATGGGCCTCGAGGTGGCCCTGAAGGCAAAGGGCCTCGCCTTCCACCGGGCCCAAGTGGGGGACCGCTACGTCCTGGAGATGCTGAAGGCGAAGGGCCTCCACCTCGGGGGGGAGCCCTCGGGCCACGTCATCTTCCGCCGCCACCACACCACGGGGGACGGCCTCCTCTCCGCCCTCCTCACCCTGAAGGCCTTGCGGATCATGGGAGGCGACCTCGCCGACTGGTACGAGGGGCTCCCCTTGTACCCCCAGGTCCTCCTCGGCGTCCGCGTGCGGGACAAGGCCCGGGTCATGGAAGACCCCAGGCTTGGGGAGGCCGTGAGGAGGGCGGAGGAGGGCCTTTTAGGTCGGGGCCGAGTGAGCGTCCGCCCCTCGGGCACCGAGCCCCTCGTCCGGGTCATGGTGGAGGCGGAGGAGGGGGCGGAGGAGGTGGCGAGGGCCCTGGCCCAGGTGGTGGAAGCCTTGGACCGGGGGTGA
- a CDS encoding ribosome-binding factor A gives MSYGKAHLEERLRRVLAEEIQALEDPRLFLLTVEAARLSPDGAVLFVYVEAFGDEEGALKALAHAEGRLVSALGRRVRLRRLPRLEFLPWRPEPS, from the coding sequence GTGAGCTACGGGAAAGCCCACCTGGAGGAGCGGCTCAGGCGGGTCTTGGCGGAGGAGATCCAGGCCCTGGAGGACCCCCGCCTCTTCCTCCTCACCGTGGAGGCCGCCCGCCTCTCCCCGGACGGGGCTGTCCTTTTCGTGTACGTGGAGGCCTTCGGGGACGAAGAGGGGGCCCTGAAGGCCCTGGCCCACGCCGAAGGGCGGCTGGTTTCTGCCCTGGGGAGGCGGGTGCGCCTAAGGCGCTTGCCCCGGCTAGAGTTTCTGCCATGGAGACCCGAACCCTCCTAA
- a CDS encoding acyl-CoA thioesterase has protein sequence METRTLLKVRYAETDQMGVVHHAVYAVYLEAARVDFLEQAGLPYHLVEARGVRFPVVELGLTFKRPARFGEAVEVRTHLAEVSSRALRFRYQVLREGVLLAEGFTRHLCQVGEKASRIPEDILEALRVLHSG, from the coding sequence ATGGAGACCCGAACCCTCCTAAAGGTGCGCTACGCCGAGACGGACCAGATGGGGGTGGTCCACCACGCCGTATACGCCGTCTATCTGGAGGCGGCCCGGGTGGACTTCCTGGAGCAGGCGGGCCTCCCTTACCACCTGGTGGAGGCCAGGGGGGTCCGCTTCCCCGTGGTGGAGCTTGGCCTCACCTTCAAGAGGCCCGCCCGCTTCGGCGAGGCGGTGGAGGTGAGGACCCACCTGGCTGAGGTCTCCTCCCGGGCCCTCCGCTTCCGCTACCAGGTCTTGCGGGAGGGGGTGCTCCTCGCCGAGGGGTTCACCCGCCACCTCTGCCAGGTGGGGGAGAAGGCCTCCCGCATTCCCGAGGACATCCTGGAGGCCTTGCGTGTGCTACACTCAGGGTAG
- a CDS encoding ATP-binding protein: MLSKTPFTRPQAQELLRRLKAPRHLLQVVLGPRQVGKTTLALQVAQSSGLPYHYASADEPTLKEAPWLETQWTLARRLAQGGEALLVLDEAQKVLGWSETLKRLWDEDTLQGLPLKVVLLGSSPLLLQKGLSESLAGRFEVLHLPHWTFYEMEQAFGYTLPEYLYFGGYPGAAPLREEPERFARYIKDALLETTLGRDILLHTRVEKPALLRRVLELGLLYSGQVLSYTKMLGQLQDAGNTVTLAHYLELLEGAGLLGALQKYAAEPFRRRASSPKLLALNTGLITAVLGLSPEEVWEDAALMGRLVETSMGAHLLAHAPRGGFEVYYWREKDQEVDFVLKKGKRLLALEVKSAPSKRTKGLEAFTRAFGGKGLLLGPGGIPLEAFLREDPLAFL, encoded by the coding sequence GTGCTGAGCAAAACCCCCTTCACCCGTCCCCAGGCCCAGGAACTGCTAAGGCGGCTCAAAGCACCCCGCCACCTGCTCCAGGTGGTCCTAGGCCCCAGGCAGGTGGGCAAGACCACCCTCGCCCTGCAGGTGGCCCAGTCCTCCGGCCTCCCCTACCACTACGCCTCCGCCGATGAGCCCACCCTCAAGGAAGCCCCCTGGCTGGAAACCCAGTGGACCCTGGCCCGCCGCCTGGCCCAGGGAGGGGAGGCTCTCTTGGTCCTGGACGAGGCCCAGAAGGTGCTGGGCTGGTCGGAGACTCTGAAGCGCCTCTGGGACGAGGACACCCTCCAGGGCCTTCCCCTCAAGGTGGTCCTCCTGGGCTCCTCGCCCCTGCTCCTGCAAAAGGGCCTTTCCGAAAGCCTCGCCGGCCGCTTTGAGGTCCTTCACCTCCCCCACTGGACCTTTTACGAAATGGAGCAGGCCTTCGGGTACACCCTCCCCGAGTACCTCTACTTCGGGGGGTACCCTGGCGCGGCCCCCTTGCGTGAAGAACCGGAGAGGTTCGCCCGCTACATCAAAGACGCCCTTCTAGAAACCACCCTGGGCCGGGACATCCTGCTCCACACCCGGGTGGAGAAGCCCGCCCTCCTGCGAAGGGTCTTGGAGCTGGGCCTCCTCTACAGCGGCCAGGTGCTCTCCTACACAAAGATGCTGGGGCAACTCCAGGATGCCGGCAACACGGTGACCCTGGCCCATTACCTAGAGCTCTTAGAAGGGGCAGGTCTTCTAGGCGCCCTGCAAAAGTACGCCGCCGAGCCCTTCCGGCGCCGCGCCTCGAGCCCCAAGCTCCTCGCCCTGAACACGGGGCTCATCACCGCAGTCCTGGGGCTTTCCCCGGAAGAGGTGTGGGAGGACGCCGCCCTCATGGGGCGGCTTGTAGAAACCAGCATGGGCGCCCACCTTCTAGCCCACGCTCCTCGCGGGGGCTTTGAGGTGTACTATTGGCGGGAGAAGGACCAGGAGGTTGACTTCGTCCTAAAGAAGGGGAAGCGCCTCCTGGCCCTGGAGGTCAAAAGCGCCCCATCAAAGAGGACCAAGGGCCTGGAAGCCTTTACCCGGGCCTTTGGCGGGAAAGGCCTGCTCCTGGGCCCAGGGGGCATCCCCTTGGAAGCCTTCCTCCGGGAGGACCCCCTGGCCTTCCTTTAG